The following DNA comes from Pyxidicoccus trucidator.
AAGACCTGCACCTGCTCCGGGAGCCGGGCGCCGCGAACCTCCACCGCCCGGACGGCGCGGTTCAGCTCGGCGAGTTCGGCCGGCGTAAAGCGCACGTCCGCCACCCCGATGTTGTCGAGCATGTGCGCCATCTGCGTCGTGCCCGGGATGGGGACGATCCAGGGCTTCTGCGCCAGCAGCCAGGCCAGCGCGATTTGCGCGGGGGTGGCACGCTTGCGCTCGGCCCAGCGCTTCACCAGCTCCACGAGCGCGAGATTGTGCGGCAGGTTCTCCGGAGAGAAGCGGGACTCGACGCCGCGGATGTCCCCCGGAGCAAAGCGCGTGTTCGCATCGATGGCCCCCGTAAGGAACCCCACGCCCAGCGGGCTCCACGGCACGAAGCCGATGCCCAGTTCCTGGCAGAGCGGGAGGACCTCCGCTTCAGGGCCACGCCACAGCATCGAGTATTCGTTCTGCACGGCGCTCACGGGCAGCGCGGCGTGTGCGCGCCGCAGCGTGCCCAGGCCCATCTCGGACAGGCCCCAGTGCAGCACCTTGCCCTGCGCCATGAGGTCCTTCACCGCGCTGGCGACGCCCTCGATGGGAATCTCCGGGTCGACGCGGTGCTGGTAGAGGAGGTCGATGCGGTCGGTGCGCAGGCGCTTGAGCATGCCCTCCACGACGCGCTTGATGTGCTCCGGGCGGCTGTTGAGCCCCGGTCGGCGCGCGCCGGTCTCCTGGTCGATGTTCCAGCCGAACTTGGTCGCGATGACGACCTTGTCGCGAAACGGCGCGACGCCCTCGCCGAGGATGCGCTCGACCTCATGCGGGCCGTACGCCTCGGCCGCGTCGTAGAAGGTGACGCCCCGGTCGAAGGCGGTCCGGATGATGCGGTGCATCTCGGGCCGGCTGGGGACCGTGGTCTGGTAGGTGCGGCTCATGTTCTGCACGCCGAGCCCGATGCTGGAGACTTCCAGCTTGCCCAACCTTCGCCTTCCGAGCGCCGTGGGTGCAGGTGGCCTGCTCGGCGCTGCCGCCTCCGCCGCAGCCGCTGCGGTCATGCCGCCCAGAAGCGGCGTGGCGGCGACGGCTCCCGCCGACAGGAGGAAGGAGCGACGTCCCATCTTGCTCTTCGGTTCCGATGCCATGTGCAATCCTCTCGTCAATGAAATGCGATTAGGGCGTTCAGGTCGTCGCGCACATGCTTCGGCTAGTCCTCGAGCGGCAGGTTCTCCATGTCGCGCACGCCGTCCAGCGCGCCCGGCGGATCCTCGGTGAGCGAGGCAAACAGCGCGTCGACGTCCTCCGGAGCAGGGCCAGTCGTGGCGTCGCTTTCGATGCTGATGGAATCGCCGGAGGTTGGGGTGAGTGCGTTGGGGCTATGCAGGGCCGCGGACGTCGCGCCCTAGGCCTCGGGGATGGCGATGCCGTAGTTGGCGAGGGTGATGCTGTCGGGGTCCGGCCCGCCACGGACTCCCGTATCGAGCACGTCGATTGCTGCCACCTGCTCGCGCGTGAGCTCAAAGTCGAAGACATTGAAGTTCTCAGCGATGCGCGCGGGCTTGATCGACTTCGGGATGGCAGAAAGGCCCTTCTGCAGGTGCCAGCGGAGCATCACCTGGGCGGCCGACTTGCCGTGCTGGCGCGCGATCCCAAGCAGCGTCGGGTCGTTGAACGTCGTCTTCTCGCGACCTCCGAAGTACGAGGTGATGCCGCCGATGGGCGACCAGGCCTGGGTCACAATGCCGTGCTTCGCGTGCACGCGCTGCAGCTCCGTCTGCTGGAAGTACGGATGCACCTCAATCTGGTTCACCGCGGGCACGACCTTCGCTGCGCTCAGCAGGCGCTCGAGGTGCCCGGGCATGAAGTTGCTCACGCCGATGGCGCGCACCTTTCCGTCCGCGAGCAACTTCTCGAGCGCGCGGTAGGCCTCGAGGGTGCGGTCGAAGGCCGACGGCAGCGGCTGGTGCAGCAGCAGCAGGTCCAGCTGCTCGACGCCGAGCTTGCGGGCGCTCTTGTCGAACGCGTGCAGCGTGGCGTCGTAGCCGTAGTCGCTGATCCACACCTTCGTCTCGACGAACACCGCGTCCCGGGCGAGGCCGGAGCGCCGGATGCCCTCGCCCACCTCGCGCTCGTTGCCGTACGCGGCCGCGGTGTCGATGAGGCGGTAGCCGGTCCGAAGAGCCGCCTCGACGGCCCCTGCCGTCTCGGCCGGAGGACTCTGGAAGACGCCCAGGCCCAGGGCCGGCATCTGCACACCGTTGCTGAGAGTGATGGTGGGGCTCTTTGCGCTCATGGTCCCTTCTTCCCTGCGCTTCCGTTGCGCGGTGGGTAGCGGGCTCGACTCGAGGCTCCGCACCGACACCAGGAGAAGTAACCCTCCCGGCGGCACCGGACTAGGTGGCGAGAGGGCAAAGGGCCTTGAAGCTGCGGTTGAAAATGCCTGCTGCTAAGACTGCGGAGCACCGGCGCCTGGGGGCGCAATGCGCCGACGGTGCGCCCCATCGGCTGCCCGAACGGACGCTCTCGATGAAGACCAACCTCCTGCCGCACTTGCAGACGTTCCTCGTGGTGGCGCGCCTCAAGAGCTTCAGCGCGGCGGCGCGCGAGCTCGGTGTCACCCCGGCAGCCGTGAGCCAGTCGGTGCGTCATCTGGAAGAGCAACTGCGGGTGGTGCTCTTCACCCGCACCACCCGCAGCATGGCGCTCACAGAGGCAGGGCGCCGGCTGCTTGAGGGCGCGGGGCCAGGCCTCGGCCAGGCGCTCGCCTCCCTGCAAGAGGTGTCGGCCCGGCCCGGCGAGGCGGTGGGGCGGCTGAAACTGACGGTGCCGGAGATTGCAGTGCCCTTCGTCATCACTCCCGTGCTGCCCGCCTTCCGCGAGCGCCACCCACGGGTGGAGGTGGAGGTGGTCTCCGAGAACCGCTTCGTGGACATCGTCGCGGACGGCTACGACGCAGGGGTGCGCCTGCACGAGGCCATCGAGCGCGACATGGTGCAGGTGCGCCTCACCGGGGCCTTCCGCTTCGTCGTGGTGGGCGCCCCCGCGTACTTCGAACGCCACGGCACGCCCCAGAGGCCCGAGGACCTGCTGCACCACGAGTGCTTCACCATCCGCATCCCCTCGAGCGGGGGGCTCTACGCCTGGGAGCTGGAGCGCGGGAAGCGGAACTGGCGAGTTCCGGTGCGCGGCAGCGTCGTCACCAACAACCGAGCGCTGATGCTCGCCCTGGTGGAGCAGGGTCTGGGGCTCGCGTACGCCTTCGAGCCGGCGGTGAAGGAGCAGCTGCGCGACGGGCGGCTGATGCGTGTGCTCGAGGAGTACGCACCCACCGTGCCCGGCTTCTTCCTCTACTTCCCGAGCCGGGCGCAGCGCTCCGGCCCCCTGCGCCTCTTCATCGAGGTGGCCAGGGAGTTCGCGGCCAGGACGCACTGAAGGGTCCGGCAGGCCTGTCGGGCCCGTCAGAATTGCACGGTCCACTTCGCTTGAGGCGCGCCGAGCCAGGCCTCGGCCTTCGTCGCTGGCCTACGTCTTGAGTGTGGGTGATGACCGACTCCAGGCGCCGCCAGGGCAGCGCCAGTCCTGCGGGGGCAGACCCAATCGGCGGCGCAACTTCACGCGTGGACCGCAAGACGAGGTGGCCGGACCCGCCTCCGGTGATCACGGTGGTCGTGTATCCGAAGGTGGAAGGACCGAGCCAGTACCCCAGAAGCATCCGCGTTCACGTGGGACTGATGGCCCTATGCCCGCTGGCCGACTTAGGGCGCCATCTACCCCTGACCTCCGTACACAAGGACCTTCAGGAGCTTCTTCACCTCGGCCGGGGCTTGGGGTCGCTTGTAATACCTCTTGGGTTTATCAATAGTAGACCTTTACTGCGAGGGCCACCGGCCCCGTCCTCCCGCAGCCGAGGCCCCACCAGGGAGCCGGGAGGCCCAAGCCAGTGCCCGCCGCGCGTCCCTTCCCACCTGGAGGCCGCACATGACCGATGACAGTACGCCGACCGATGAAACGCAGATCGAGGCCCCGACGCCGGAGAACACCTCCGACTTGGAGGGCGCCCGCCCCCGGCTCCGGTTCACCATCGAGACCACCACGTACGAGACCATCCGAGCGTTGGAGCGGCGGGGTAACGGCGAGGTGGTGCTCCTGGCCGAGCGTCACCTCCCCCATGGGCTCGCTGGACTCGTCACCATCAAGCGCCTGCGCAATCCCGCCACCTTCGAGCGGTGCCAGCGGCTGATCGAGGAGGTCCAGCTCGCCTTCCGACTCCACCACCCGGCCATCGCCCAGGTCCATCACCTGAAAATCCACGCCGACCGGCCGCACGTCATCGCGGAGTACGTGGACGGCCCCACGCTGGACACCCTCATCAGCCTCGCCACCATGCGCGAGAAGCCGCTCTCCGCGCCCTTCGCCCTCTACATCGCCGCCGAGGTGGCCGACGCCCTCCACCACGCGCACACCCTGAGGGACCAGGAGAACCGGCCGCTGGGCATCATCCACCGCGACGTGGCGCCCCGGAACATCCGCGTGGCCCGGAGCGGCGAGGTGAAGGTGACGGACTTCGGCGGCACCTATTCGCTCATGGTGGGCCGGGAGGAGACGCCGGGCCTCCTGCTCAAGGGCGACGTGGCGTACGCCTCGCCCGAGTACCTGCACCGCAAGCCCATGGATGGCCGGTCCGATATCTTCTCGCTGGGCCTCGTCCTCATGGAGATGCTGACGTGCAAGCACCTCTTCGACGTGGAGGACGAAAAGGCCCCCAACGCCACCGTGGACGTGAAGACGGAGGAGACGCCCTCGGTGCCCCTCACGCAGATGATCGCGCTCGTCAACCGCTACCGCCCCGAGGACGTGGAGAACGCGATGGCGGGCCTGCCGGATGCGCTCAAGGCCATCGTCCACAAGGCCCTCCAGCGCAAGCTCTCCGAGCGCTACG
Coding sequences within:
- a CDS encoding aldo/keto reductase; the encoded protein is MGKLEVSSIGLGVQNMSRTYQTTVPSRPEMHRIIRTAFDRGVTFYDAAEAYGPHEVERILGEGVAPFRDKVVIATKFGWNIDQETGARRPGLNSRPEHIKRVVEGMLKRLRTDRIDLLYQHRVDPEIPIEGVASAVKDLMAQGKVLHWGLSEMGLGTLRRAHAALPVSAVQNEYSMLWRGPEAEVLPLCQELGIGFVPWSPLGVGFLTGAIDANTRFAPGDIRGVESRFSPENLPHNLALVELVKRWAERKRATPAQIALAWLLAQKPWIVPIPGTTQMAHMLDNIGVADVRFTPAELAELNRAVRAVEVRGARLPEQVQVFSGVEAAPKKQGP
- a CDS encoding aldo/keto reductase; translated protein: MSAKSPTITLSNGVQMPALGLGVFQSPPAETAGAVEAALRTGYRLIDTAAAYGNEREVGEGIRRSGLARDAVFVETKVWISDYGYDATLHAFDKSARKLGVEQLDLLLLHQPLPSAFDRTLEAYRALEKLLADGKVRAIGVSNFMPGHLERLLSAAKVVPAVNQIEVHPYFQQTELQRVHAKHGIVTQAWSPIGGITSYFGGREKTTFNDPTLLGIARQHGKSAAQVMLRWHLQKGLSAIPKSIKPARIAENFNVFDFELTREQVAAIDVLDTGVRGGPDPDSITLANYGIAIPEA
- a CDS encoding LysR family transcriptional regulator, with protein sequence MKTNLLPHLQTFLVVARLKSFSAAARELGVTPAAVSQSVRHLEEQLRVVLFTRTTRSMALTEAGRRLLEGAGPGLGQALASLQEVSARPGEAVGRLKLTVPEIAVPFVITPVLPAFRERHPRVEVEVVSENRFVDIVADGYDAGVRLHEAIERDMVQVRLTGAFRFVVVGAPAYFERHGTPQRPEDLLHHECFTIRIPSSGGLYAWELERGKRNWRVPVRGSVVTNNRALMLALVEQGLGLAYAFEPAVKEQLRDGRLMRVLEEYAPTVPGFFLYFPSRAQRSGPLRLFIEVAREFAARTH
- a CDS encoding serine/threonine-protein kinase: MTDDSTPTDETQIEAPTPENTSDLEGARPRLRFTIETTTYETIRALERRGNGEVVLLAERHLPHGLAGLVTIKRLRNPATFERCQRLIEEVQLAFRLHHPAIAQVHHLKIHADRPHVIAEYVDGPTLDTLISLATMREKPLSAPFALYIAAEVADALHHAHTLRDQENRPLGIIHRDVAPRNIRVARSGEVKVTDFGGTYSLMVGREETPGLLLKGDVAYASPEYLHRKPMDGRSDIFSLGLVLMEMLTCKHLFDVEDEKAPNATVDVKTEETPSVPLTQMIALVNRYRPEDVENAMAGLPDALKAIVHKALQRKLSERYATAAEMLDALRAALAAESQPFGRKEAGEELARMLSEASVLRDRVELDEEGIFPEGLDADEATPTPNEE